In the genome of Armatimonadota bacterium, the window CCCGACGGCCGGGCCGGATGCCTCCACCCGGATGCCGGACGAGCCGTCCGCTTCCTCGACGTAGATCGTGCCGCCGAAGTTCGCCGTGACCGTCTTGGCGGCCAGCGCGACCTGCTGACCGTCCGAGAGCGCCTTCGCCTGCGCGATCGTGCCGGTCGGCTCGGCGTAGACGTACGGGCCGAGGTCGAGCGAGCCGTTCGCGGCGTTCTCGGCGTTGTAACCTCTCACGTGCAGGTACCAACTCCCGGCCGACGACGCGGCGAGCGGAAGCGTCCCGGCGCTCCACTGAGTCTCCGAGCCTGTCCACGCGTGCGTCGGGCTCTGGTCCCATGCGTAGCGGTAGTACTGTACCTTGCCCGCGCCGAACCCTCCGACCGCCGTGAAGACGAAGGCCGGATCGGCGTAGGCGGTGGACGACGCGCGGTCGCAAGCGACCGTGGACGTGGTGGGAGCGACCGAGAGCGTGTACCTCGACGCGCTCGCCGAGGGCTGGCCCTCGATCGTGCCGTTCCGCGCGTGGATGTGCCTCGTGTACTGGGTATTCGCGGCCAGCCCGCCCTCGTCTATGTAAGAGGCGTTCTTGCCGGCGGTCCCCTTCTCGACGTGCCCGCCGTCCTGCAGGGAGAACGCGGACTCGCAGTCCGACGCGTCGGTGAAGCTCCAGCGTATGGAGGAGGCGCTCTGCGCGGCGGCCGCGCCGATCACCGGGGCGTTCGGAACGGGTACGGAGAACCGCAGGTCGTCGAACCAGCCCTGCTGGTTGACGCTGTAGTTGTGCCCGATGTTGTTTCTCGATATGCCGTAGGTCTCCAGGTTGCCGAAGCGGTCCTGGCTCGCCTTCAGCGCGTCGTCTATGTAGAACTTGATCGCGCCGCTTCCGGAGGGCAGCACGTCAATCTGGTACTTGTGCCAGCCGATGGCCCTCGGCACGATCTGCCCGTTCCAGACCCACGCCGAGCCGTTGAAGACCCCGGCGGAGTAGGTGCTGAAGCTCCCTGGCGCGGCCGAGTACGTGCCGATGTAGATCGAGAACGCCAGCGAGGATCCGTTGTAGCCCCTCACGAACATCCCCTGCCGGCTGTCGTTGTTGGCGGCGGAGTCGTAGAAGTAGCCCTCGTACCTGCCGCTCGTGAACGGCGCCGCGAAGCCCCTGTAGCTCAGGCAGCCGTTCGTGGTGCCGGTACCCACCGTGGCGGTGGCGCTCCCGGCCCCGGTGTACGAGCCGTGGTTCGTGCCGCCGTCGTAGGCCAGGCCGCGGGTCGAGCCGTCCGCGACGACGTCCGCCGTCCACCCGCTCAGGCTGCCGACGCCGTCCTGGTAGATCAGCGCCCAGGTGGTGGCGGAGACGGGGGCGCACTGGGCCGACTCGTTGCCGGAGCCGTCGTAGGCCGAGACGGCGTAGCTGTACGGCGTGTTGCTCGACAGGCCAGTGTTCGAGTAGCTCGTGCCCGTCACGCTGGTGAGGTACGTGCCGTTACGGTAGATCTTGTAGCCGGCGACCCCGACGTTGTCGGTGGAGGCGCTCCACGTCAGGTTCACCTGGGTCATGTTCGGCGCGCTCGCCTGGAGGTTCGTCGGGACGGTCGGCGGCTCGGTGTCTATGACCGCGCTGTTCACCGTGACGTTCTTCGAGCAGGTGGCGCCGAACCAGGCGACTCCGTCGCGAACCATCCGCCAGTCGGTCGTGTAGACACCCGGCGTCGCCGGCGCGGTCATCGTGAACGTGAATGTGTACGTGTTCCCGGGCCTCACGTCGCCGGAGATGGTCCGGCGGGTGGTGCCGGTGAACGGGTCGCTGTCGCCCACCGCGCCCAGCCGGAAAGCCCTGCCCTCGCGCCAGAGGACGCCCCGGTTGCGGAAGGTGATGCTGACGCTGTAGCTCTGGCCCGCCGTCATGGTGGCCGGGATGGTGTCGCTCACGAACTCGTCGGAGTACTTGCCCCACGTCGGCGAAGTCCCGAAGTACGAGCAGATGCCGTTGTACATCCCCCACATCGCCACCGACCGGAAGAAGTCGTCCATGAGATAAAGGGCGTCCTTGTC includes:
- a CDS encoding GerMN domain-containing protein produces the protein MSRLCAMILAAAALLCASAASADTVGLRFYLQDRMKMVQREVPAGKNLVEAAVRGLVEGPTVEEKVLGYTSAIPGGTTVLGLVIGEESVEVSLSAGVLAGFDEGALELIYKQFTATLGDFPKIAQVKLMYDGKLLSEYLPPAPTVGEPAKPLVKGITASGLGGRNITIGPSHGRFWNGSGWYWQRSDPCGFGEAVLEDTNSIRLMQFLYQYLTQDGATVHVPRQLNESHCCNPYEGLPYWKMAAYSWLRSNGLPCSVWASYTGNCGEETAVGRSSDDIRARPLFADYRGSEIYIAHHTNAGGGTGMETFRDTAMEHPEQEAASYNLALAVHNNTLNAIYDMYDGTFANRGVKDSAGGFGEIRIPNRPACLVELAFHDKCDKDALYLMDDFFRSVAMWGMYNGICSYFGTSPTWGKYSDEFVSDTIPATMTAGQSYSVSITFRNRGVLWREGRAFRLGAVGDSDPFTGTTRRTISGDVRPGNTYTFTFTMTAPATPGVYTTDWRMVRDGVAWFGATCSKNVTVNSAVIDTEPPTVPTNLQASAPNMTQVNLTWSASTDNVGVAGYKIYRNGTYLTSVTGTSYSNTGLSSNTPYSYAVSAYDGSGNESAQCAPVSATTWALIYQDGVGSLSGWTADVVADGSTRGLAYDGGTNHGSYTGAGSATATVGTGTTNGCLSYRGFAAPFTSGRYEGYFYDSAANNDSRQGMFVRGYNGSSLAFSIYIGTYSAAPGSFSTYSAGVFNGSAWVWNGQIVPRAIGWHKYQIDVLPSGSGAIKFYIDDALKASQDRFGNLETYGISRNNIGHNYSVNQQGWFDDLRFSVPVPNAPVIGAAAAQSASSIRWSFTDASDCESAFSLQDGGHVEKGTAGKNASYIDEGGLAANTQYTRHIHARNGTIEGQPSASASRYTLSVAPTTSTVACDRASSTAYADPAFVFTAVGGFGAGKVQYYRYAWDQSPTHAWTGSETQWSAGTLPLAASSAGSWYLHVRGYNAENAANGSLDLGPYVYAEPTGTIAQAKALSDGQQVALAAKTVTANFGGTIYVEEADGSSGIRVEASGPAVGNSADVAGVIQTNANGERYVAGATAVSAGAGVMPFVPMMSAKHLGGGALNAYTIGVTGGIGVNNIGLLVSVAGKITHDDTGFAYVDDGSLVQDGSGW